Proteins encoded in a region of the Saccharothrix ecbatanensis genome:
- a CDS encoding sensor histidine kinase produces the protein MTNAPVADRLRYWATLVLLPTGPLPRPTRRNYVFDIVLALVVGILSVDYALDAGDFPAPIELPGPRGPVFRPEPGGEVGAVIVAVVASAALALRRRYPLAVLWIVLEATLVTPPEWPRLTFYACVIAAYSAAAYSPHRPPALASLAVAVLTVAVFRDSELPVVPNRYVPLLILVPLIVAANGLRTWKVRTDEGLAQVSALEREQAEALHRAVAHERSRIARELHDVVTHHVSVMTIQAGAARKVMATAPDQAEEALLAVEAGGRAAMTELRHVMGLLTMDGADPAELAPQPGLDQLEALVARVRDAGLPVELTVTGEPRPLPSGVELTAYRVVQEALTNTVKHAAGAPAAVTIDYGAEQLRVDVVDTGGAPGPGASTGAGHGLIGLRERLAVYGGTLNARRVGAGYRVTAQIPLEAP, from the coding sequence GTGACGAACGCGCCGGTGGCGGACCGACTGCGGTACTGGGCGACCCTGGTGCTGCTCCCGACCGGTCCGCTCCCCCGGCCCACGCGGCGCAACTACGTCTTCGACATCGTGCTGGCGCTGGTGGTCGGCATCCTGTCGGTGGACTACGCGCTTGACGCGGGCGACTTCCCGGCGCCGATCGAGCTCCCCGGTCCGAGAGGGCCTGTGTTCCGCCCCGAGCCGGGCGGTGAGGTCGGCGCGGTGATCGTGGCGGTCGTCGCGTCGGCCGCTTTGGCCCTGCGTCGCCGGTATCCGCTGGCCGTGCTGTGGATCGTGCTCGAAGCGACGCTCGTGACGCCGCCCGAGTGGCCGAGGCTCACGTTCTACGCGTGCGTCATCGCCGCCTACTCGGCCGCCGCCTACAGCCCGCACCGGCCGCCGGCGTTGGCGAGCCTGGCGGTGGCGGTGCTGACGGTCGCGGTGTTCCGGGACTCGGAGCTGCCGGTGGTGCCGAACCGGTACGTCCCGCTGCTCATCCTCGTGCCGCTGATCGTCGCGGCGAACGGTCTTCGCACGTGGAAGGTGCGGACCGACGAAGGCCTGGCGCAGGTGTCGGCGCTGGAACGCGAGCAGGCGGAGGCGTTGCACCGGGCCGTCGCGCACGAACGTTCCCGGATCGCCCGCGAGCTGCACGACGTGGTGACGCACCACGTGAGCGTGATGACGATCCAGGCCGGTGCGGCCCGCAAGGTGATGGCGACGGCGCCCGACCAGGCGGAGGAGGCGTTGCTCGCGGTCGAGGCGGGCGGACGGGCGGCGATGACGGAGTTGCGGCACGTCATGGGCCTGCTGACGATGGACGGCGCCGATCCGGCCGAGCTCGCGCCGCAGCCGGGCCTCGATCAGCTGGAGGCGTTGGTCGCCCGGGTGCGCGACGCCGGGTTGCCGGTCGAGCTGACCGTGACCGGCGAACCGCGCCCGCTGCCGTCGGGGGTCGAGCTGACCGCGTACCGGGTGGTGCAGGAGGCGTTGACGAACACCGTGAAGCACGCGGCGGGCGCGCCGGCTGCCGTGACCATCGACTACGGCGCCGAGCAGCTGCGGGTGGACGTGGTCGACACCGGCGGCGCACCTGGCCCCGGCGCGTCCACCGGGGCCGGGCACGGGCTGATCGGCCTGCGTGAACGCCTGGCCGTGTACGGCGGCACACTGAACGCCCGGCGTGTCGGCGCCGGGTACCGCGTCACCGCGCAGATCCCCTTGGAGGCACCGTGA
- a CDS encoding ABC transporter ATP-binding protein produces MTTPVIELRDVSRRYDEGPPALRDVSLTVHAGEAVAVLGPSGSGKSTMLNLIAGLDRPDTGTVTVAGKRVDGLGEAASARYRRAEIGMVFQFFNLLDDLTVTDNIVLPAQLAGMARGEASRRAAELLDTLGITRHARAYPGRLSGGERQRVAVARALMNRPALLLADEPTGALDTASGEDVSALLTELNADGQTIVVVTHDLALARSCTRRTIQLVDGRIAGDVVAEPEPTR; encoded by the coding sequence ATGACCACGCCGGTGATCGAACTGCGTGACGTGAGCCGCAGGTACGACGAAGGGCCACCGGCGTTGCGGGACGTGTCGCTGACCGTGCACGCGGGGGAGGCCGTCGCGGTCCTCGGCCCGTCCGGCAGCGGCAAGTCCACGATGCTGAACCTGATCGCGGGCCTGGACCGACCGGACACCGGCACGGTCACGGTGGCCGGCAAGCGGGTGGACGGGCTGGGGGAGGCCGCGTCGGCGCGCTACCGGCGGGCCGAGATCGGCATGGTGTTCCAGTTCTTCAACCTGCTGGACGACCTCACCGTGACCGACAACATCGTGCTGCCCGCGCAGCTGGCGGGCATGGCACGGGGTGAGGCGAGCCGGCGTGCGGCGGAACTGCTCGACACGCTCGGCATCACCCGGCACGCCCGCGCCTACCCCGGTCGGCTGTCCGGCGGTGAACGGCAGCGCGTCGCGGTGGCCAGGGCGTTGATGAACCGGCCCGCGCTGCTGCTCGCCGACGAACCGACCGGTGCGCTGGACACCGCGTCCGGTGAGGACGTGAGCGCGCTGCTCACCGAGCTGAACGCCGACGGCCAGACCATCGTCGTGGTGACCCACGACCTCGCGCTGGCCCGGTCGTGCACGAGGCGCACGATCCAGCTGGTCGACGGCCGGATCGCCGGGGACGTCGTAGCGGAGCCGGAGCCCACCCGATGA